From Streptomyces sp. NBC_00690, a single genomic window includes:
- a CDS encoding alpha/beta fold hydrolase, translating to MSETSTGDAVVAAAGAAASGHWRRAGIAGAAIGVIAAGAAAGVAIERLTVGRGMRKKARLALDASGPYGALRGTPGRAVADDGTQLYYETDDLDPDAAGQRRRRIFGRRSPAPVTVVFSHGYCLNQDSWHFQRAALRGLVRTVHWDQRSHGRSARGTAQAGPDRTPVSIDQLGRDLKAVIDAAAPEGPLVLVGHSMGGMTVMALADQFPELIRDRVVGAAFIGTSSGRLGEVNYGLPVAGVNAVRRVLPGVLRALGSQAELVERARGATADLFAGLIKKYSFSSRDVDPAVARFAERMIESTPIDVVAEFYPAFDEHDKAGALPAFADVPVLVLAGDRDLVTPSGHSEAIADLLPGAELVIVPDGGHLVMLEHPEAVTDRLADLLARVGAVPETADASGAGNG from the coding sequence GTGAGCGAGACCAGCACGGGCGATGCGGTCGTGGCTGCGGCGGGCGCTGCCGCGTCGGGCCACTGGCGCCGGGCGGGGATCGCCGGTGCGGCGATAGGGGTGATCGCCGCGGGCGCTGCGGCGGGTGTGGCGATCGAGCGGCTCACCGTGGGGCGCGGGATGCGCAAGAAGGCCCGGCTGGCCTTGGACGCCTCGGGCCCGTACGGCGCCCTGCGTGGCACTCCGGGCCGGGCGGTCGCCGACGACGGCACTCAGCTGTACTACGAGACGGACGACCTCGACCCGGACGCCGCCGGTCAGCGCCGGCGCCGGATCTTCGGCCGTAGGTCGCCCGCCCCCGTGACGGTCGTCTTCAGCCATGGCTACTGCCTCAACCAGGACTCCTGGCACTTCCAGCGGGCGGCTCTGCGCGGTCTGGTCCGTACGGTCCATTGGGATCAGCGCAGCCACGGCCGTTCGGCCCGGGGCACGGCGCAGGCGGGCCCCGATCGCACGCCGGTCTCCATCGATCAGCTCGGCCGTGATCTCAAGGCGGTCATCGATGCGGCGGCGCCCGAGGGCCCGTTGGTGCTGGTGGGGCATTCGATGGGCGGGATGACGGTGATGGCGTTGGCCGACCAGTTCCCGGAGCTGATTCGGGACCGGGTCGTCGGTGCGGCCTTCATCGGCACGTCGAGCGGTCGGCTGGGCGAGGTCAACTACGGCCTTCCGGTCGCCGGCGTCAACGCGGTGCGACGGGTGCTGCCGGGAGTGCTTCGGGCCCTCGGTTCACAGGCGGAGCTGGTGGAGCGCGCCCGCGGGGCGACCGCGGACCTCTTCGCCGGTCTGATCAAGAAGTATTCGTTCTCGTCCCGCGACGTCGACCCGGCAGTGGCCCGGTTCGCCGAACGGATGATCGAATCCACGCCGATCGACGTGGTCGCCGAGTTCTATCCGGCCTTCGACGAGCACGACAAGGCGGGCGCCCTCCCGGCCTTCGCCGATGTGCCGGTCCTGGTGCTGGCCGGTGACCGGGATCTGGTTACCCCGAGCGGCCACAGCGAGGCGATCGCCGATCTGCTGCCGGGCGCGGAGTTGGTGATCGTCCCGGACGGGGGCCATCTGGTGATGCTGGAGCACCCGGAGGCCGTCACCGACCGGTTGGCGGACCTCTTGGCGCGAGTGGGCGCGGTGCCCGAGACGGCCGACGCCAGCGGGGCCGGCAACGGCTAA
- the tsaE gene encoding tRNA (adenosine(37)-N6)-threonylcarbamoyltransferase complex ATPase subunit type 1 TsaE: MEAPQSTAAVTAVARMAVDSPEQMQDLGRRLAKVLRPGDLVMLTGELGAGKTTLTRGLGEGLGVRGAVTSPTFVIARVHPSLTGGPALVHVDAYRLGGGLDEMEDLDLDVSLPESVVVVEWGDGKVEDLSDDRLHVVIHRVVGDTEDDRRQVTLTGYGRRWSAVDLSAA; the protein is encoded by the coding sequence ATGGAAGCACCGCAGAGCACGGCGGCCGTGACCGCCGTCGCACGGATGGCCGTCGATTCCCCGGAGCAGATGCAGGATCTCGGGCGGCGGCTGGCGAAAGTGCTGCGTCCGGGTGATCTGGTGATGCTCACCGGCGAGCTGGGCGCGGGCAAGACGACCCTCACCAGGGGGCTGGGGGAGGGCCTGGGGGTGCGGGGAGCGGTCACCTCGCCGACCTTTGTCATCGCTCGGGTCCATCCGTCACTGACCGGTGGCCCTGCCCTGGTGCATGTGGACGCCTATCGGCTGGGCGGGGGGTTGGACGAGATGGAGGATCTGGATCTCGATGTCTCGCTGCCGGAGTCGGTGGTGGTCGTCGAGTGGGGTGACGGAAAGGTCGAGGACCTTTCGGATGATCGGCTCCATGTGGTGATCCACCGGGTCGTCGGCGACACGGAGGACGATCGGCGCCAGGTGACCTTGACGGGGTACGGGCGACGCTGGTCCGCAGTGGATCTCAGCGCGGCCTGA
- a CDS encoding L,D-transpeptidase, with the protein MARSSSGLVAGLTAAALTAVCFLAYQASASAPDDLSKPRSPSALPSAENPQQQRKDPLALPVNSGSGLRVVYALSERRVWLVTAGNKVSTTFAVMPSPVNPPPGAYAVTSRSGQVDGSDGTAIEHVVRFANVNDVPIGFSAAVSGAMTAPDPSKKTGGVRMKRADGDAMWRFATIGTKIIVVP; encoded by the coding sequence GTGGCACGGAGCAGCTCGGGACTGGTGGCCGGGCTCACGGCAGCAGCCCTGACCGCCGTCTGCTTCCTCGCCTACCAGGCGTCGGCGAGCGCCCCGGACGACCTCAGCAAGCCGCGCTCCCCCAGCGCGCTGCCCAGTGCCGAGAACCCTCAGCAGCAGCGGAAGGACCCACTGGCCCTGCCAGTGAACTCGGGATCCGGGCTGCGGGTGGTGTATGCCCTCAGCGAGCGTCGGGTCTGGCTGGTGACGGCGGGGAACAAGGTCAGCACGACGTTCGCGGTGATGCCGTCGCCCGTCAATCCGCCGCCCGGCGCGTACGCGGTCACCTCCCGATCGGGGCAGGTCGACGGATCGGACGGGACGGCGATCGAGCACGTGGTCCGGTTCGCGAACGTCAATGACGTACCGATCGGATTCAGTGCGGCGGTGAGCGGGGCGATGACCGCACCCGACCCGTCGAAGAAGACCGGTGGTGTACGCATGAAGAGGGCGGACGGTGACGCCATGTGGCGCTTCGCCACCATCGGCACCAAGATCATCGTCGTCCCGTAG
- the tsaB gene encoding tRNA (adenosine(37)-N6)-threonylcarbamoyltransferase complex dimerization subunit type 1 TsaB, with the protein MLLLAVDTATPAVTAALHDGESVVAESSRVDARRHGELLLPAIDRVLAEAGVKIDAVTAVVTGVGPGPYTGLRVGLVTAATFGSALDVPVYGLCTLDGLAHASDLDGPFVVATDARRKEVYWARYDASGNRVGEPAVDRPADIAEQVAGLPAVGAGARLYPDVFPDARDPEHVSAGALASLAVRKLAGGAKEMDFLPPQPLYLRRPDAQVPKNYKVVTPK; encoded by the coding sequence GTGCTCTTGCTTGCCGTGGATACCGCCACTCCCGCCGTCACCGCCGCGCTGCACGACGGCGAGTCCGTCGTTGCCGAGTCCAGCCGTGTGGACGCGCGCCGGCACGGCGAACTGCTGCTGCCCGCCATCGATCGTGTGCTCGCCGAGGCCGGGGTGAAAATCGACGCCGTCACCGCCGTGGTCACCGGTGTGGGCCCCGGTCCGTACACCGGGCTGCGGGTCGGCCTGGTGACGGCCGCGACCTTCGGTTCGGCGTTGGACGTACCCGTCTACGGACTGTGCACGCTCGACGGCCTCGCCCACGCCAGCGACCTCGACGGACCCTTCGTGGTCGCCACGGACGCCCGCCGCAAGGAGGTGTACTGGGCCCGCTACGACGCCTCGGGCAATCGGGTCGGCGAACCGGCGGTGGATCGACCGGCCGACATCGCCGAGCAGGTTGCTGGCCTGCCGGCCGTCGGAGCCGGCGCCAGGCTCTACCCCGATGTCTTCCCGGACGCCCGCGACCCCGAGCACGTTTCGGCCGGTGCCCTCGCCTCCCTGGCCGTGCGGAAACTGGCCGGGGGTGCCAAGGAAATGGACTTCCTCCCTCCGCAGCCGCTGTATCTGCGCCGGCCGGACGCCCAGGTGCCCAAGAACTACAAGGTGGTCACCCCGAAGTGA
- the rimI gene encoding ribosomal protein S18-alanine N-acetyltransferase — MRWWDLGPVLDLEQRLFPEDAWSPGMFWSELAHARGPQATRRYVVAEKDTDTGGSEIVGYAGLAAVGGLGDVQTIAVAPTEQGTGLGSRLLSDLLHHATAFECDEVFLEVRVDNTRAQKLYERFGFEPVGFRRGYYKPGNVDALVMRLHLQGNGH, encoded by the coding sequence ATGCGCTGGTGGGACCTTGGCCCCGTACTCGACCTCGAACAGCGGCTCTTCCCCGAGGACGCATGGTCGCCCGGGATGTTCTGGTCCGAGTTGGCCCACGCCCGCGGCCCCCAGGCCACCCGTCGCTACGTCGTCGCCGAGAAGGACACGGACACCGGCGGAAGTGAGATCGTGGGATACGCGGGTCTCGCTGCGGTCGGCGGCCTCGGCGATGTCCAGACGATCGCCGTCGCCCCCACCGAGCAGGGAACCGGACTCGGCTCCCGGCTGCTCTCCGATCTGCTCCACCACGCCACCGCCTTCGAGTGCGACGAGGTCTTCCTCGAAGTACGGGTGGACAACACCAGGGCCCAGAAGCTGTACGAGCGCTTCGGCTTCGAACCCGTGGGATTCCGCCGCGGCTACTACAAGCCGGGCAATGTCGATGCGCTCGTCATGCGGCTCCATCTGCAAGGGAATGGTCACTGA
- the tsaD gene encoding tRNA (adenosine(37)-N6)-threonylcarbamoyltransferase complex transferase subunit TsaD yields the protein MVDEPLVLGIETSCDETGVGIVRGTTLLADAVASSVDTHARFGGVVPEIASRAHLEAMVPTIERALNDAGVSPRDLDGIAVTAGPGLAGALLVGVSAAKAYAYALGKPLYGVNHLASHICVDQLEHGKLPEPTMALLVSGGHSSLLLAPDITNDVRPLGATIDDAAGEAFDKIARVLDLGFPGGPVIDRLAREGDPRAIAFPRGLSGSRDAAYDFSFSGLKTAVARWIEAKRAAGEEVPVRDVAASFQEAVVDVLTRKAVRACVDEGVDHLMIGGGVAANSRLRALAAERCERAGIRLRVPRPGLCTDNGAMVAALGAEMVARNRPPSDLELSADSSLPVTETHVPGQNHAQDHGHAHDHAHDHDHVHEISKDNLYS from the coding sequence ATGGTTGACGAACCGCTCGTACTGGGCATCGAGACGTCCTGCGACGAGACCGGCGTCGGGATCGTCCGCGGCACCACACTGCTCGCCGACGCCGTCGCCTCCAGCGTGGACACCCACGCCCGGTTCGGCGGTGTGGTGCCCGAGATCGCCTCCCGCGCACATCTGGAGGCGATGGTCCCCACCATCGAGCGTGCGCTGAACGACGCCGGCGTCTCGCCCCGCGACCTCGACGGCATCGCGGTGACCGCCGGCCCCGGGCTCGCGGGCGCACTGCTGGTGGGAGTCTCGGCGGCGAAGGCGTACGCGTACGCCCTCGGTAAACCGCTCTACGGCGTGAACCACCTGGCGTCCCACATCTGCGTCGACCAGTTGGAGCACGGCAAGCTCCCCGAGCCGACGATGGCGCTGCTCGTCTCGGGCGGGCACTCCTCGCTGCTGCTCGCACCGGACATCACCAACGATGTCCGGCCACTGGGCGCGACCATCGACGACGCGGCCGGGGAGGCGTTCGACAAGATCGCCCGTGTGCTCGACCTCGGTTTCCCCGGTGGCCCCGTCATCGACCGGCTGGCGAGGGAGGGAGACCCCCGGGCCATCGCCTTCCCCCGTGGACTGTCCGGCTCCCGCGACGCCGCGTACGACTTCTCCTTCTCCGGGCTGAAGACGGCGGTGGCGCGTTGGATCGAGGCCAAGCGGGCGGCGGGCGAGGAGGTGCCGGTACGCGATGTCGCGGCGTCCTTCCAGGAGGCCGTCGTCGATGTGCTGACCCGCAAGGCGGTGCGCGCCTGTGTGGACGAGGGCGTGGACCATCTGATGATCGGCGGCGGGGTGGCCGCGAACTCCCGACTGCGGGCGCTGGCCGCGGAGCGCTGCGAGCGGGCCGGCATTCGACTGAGGGTGCCGCGACCTGGGCTGTGCACGGACAACGGCGCGATGGTGGCGGCCCTCGGCGCCGAGATGGTCGCCCGCAACCGGCCGCCGTCTGACCTGGAGCTGTCGGCTGACTCCTCGCTGCCGGTGACTGAAACCCATGTCCCGGGCCAGAACCACGCACAGGACCACGGCCACGCGCATGATCACGCGCATGACCACGACCATGTGCATGAGATCAGCAAGGACAACCTGTACTCATGA
- a CDS encoding TetR/AcrR family transcriptional regulator, with protein sequence MATEKKPAGRAGKKAVGRPRRLDPETIVATARRIIEEEGVAAVSMRRVAKEVGSTPMALYHYVRDKDELLMLTLSGVAATFPRPALPADPRQRLVDTSVHMHGVLAQLPWVLEILALGDLTDKGALWMAEEILESSIACGLTPEQAVRTYRTIWHFVYGNLVFTAAMARREAEPERRWNFPAILTDEDAKELPRLTELAPQWNKLGEYEVREQLEAIIDGLLSRAQRTRTDGPTHPHRLH encoded by the coding sequence GTGGCAACGGAGAAGAAACCCGCAGGCAGGGCCGGCAAGAAGGCCGTGGGACGACCACGTCGACTGGACCCAGAAACGATCGTCGCCACCGCGCGCCGGATCATCGAGGAGGAGGGAGTGGCCGCCGTCTCGATGCGACGGGTGGCCAAGGAGGTCGGCAGCACGCCGATGGCGCTCTACCACTACGTCCGCGACAAGGACGAGTTGCTGATGCTCACGCTCTCGGGCGTAGCGGCCACCTTCCCCCGCCCCGCACTGCCGGCCGACCCTCGCCAGCGACTGGTGGACACGAGCGTCCATATGCACGGGGTACTGGCGCAGTTGCCCTGGGTCCTGGAGATCCTGGCGCTGGGCGACCTCACCGACAAGGGCGCGCTCTGGATGGCAGAGGAGATCCTGGAGTCGTCGATCGCGTGCGGCCTCACCCCCGAGCAGGCCGTCCGTACGTACCGCACCATCTGGCACTTCGTCTACGGAAACCTTGTCTTCACCGCGGCCATGGCGCGACGGGAAGCGGAGCCGGAGCGACGGTGGAACTTCCCCGCGATACTCACGGACGAGGACGCCAAGGAGCTACCCCGGCTGACGGAGCTGGCTCCGCAGTGGAACAAGCTCGGGGAGTACGAGGTACGGGAGCAGCTGGAGGCGATCATCGACGGGCTGCTGAGCCGTGCGCAGCGCACGCGAACTGATGGGCCGACGCATCCGCACCGGCTCCACTGA
- a CDS encoding MFS transporter translates to MNDQAQSTRWVLTVALIVQFLVALDMSVVNVALPDMRDDLGFTPDGLQWVVGAYALTFGGLLMLGGRLTDIVGRRRILVAGLVLFGGASLIGGLVQSPGALIAARAAQGIGAAALAPGAFTLITVTYPAGPARSKALGMWGMAGAAGGAVGVLAGGLLTDAAGWRAVMLVNVPIVVFALFGVARAALPGAPDRASAPRLDVAGALLVTGGMSLLVLGVTRTEQHGWGAPTTVLTLGTSIALLIAFALVERRVREPLLRLGLLANRPVLGANLFSLLLSSTQFASFYFCSLYMQQVLGYEASKTGAAFLPFCVGVVAGSLIGTKAVAVVGIRLLLVTGGLLGAAGIVLFAVTAIPDGSFAYSILGPSLLGSVGIGLCFIPLGTAATKDVVPSEAGMASGLLNSSRQIGGSLGLAILVTVAASISAGSSTPAALAEGYRAAYWVCAGLMALACVAAMALLPAHDRPTATTDPSAQTEDLTAATAPIAATAADPIAAVHRDPVPEAGDPMAPVAGRHDAQKNSEEF, encoded by the coding sequence ATGAACGACCAAGCGCAGAGCACGCGCTGGGTGTTGACCGTGGCACTCATCGTGCAGTTCCTGGTGGCGCTGGACATGTCCGTCGTCAATGTCGCGCTGCCCGACATGCGCGACGACCTCGGCTTCACCCCCGACGGCCTGCAATGGGTCGTCGGCGCCTATGCGCTCACCTTCGGCGGCCTCCTGATGCTCGGCGGTCGGCTGACCGACATCGTGGGTCGCCGCCGCATCCTCGTCGCCGGACTCGTGCTCTTCGGCGGGGCGAGCCTGATCGGCGGTCTCGTCCAGTCCCCCGGCGCACTGATCGCCGCCCGTGCCGCCCAGGGCATCGGCGCAGCCGCGCTGGCCCCCGGCGCCTTCACCCTGATCACCGTCACCTACCCGGCGGGGCCCGCGCGTTCCAAGGCGCTCGGCATGTGGGGCATGGCGGGCGCGGCGGGCGGCGCCGTCGGCGTACTGGCGGGCGGACTCCTCACGGATGCGGCCGGCTGGCGGGCCGTGATGCTGGTCAACGTGCCCATCGTGGTCTTCGCGCTCTTCGGAGTCGCACGGGCCGCCCTGCCCGGCGCGCCCGACCGCGCCAGCGCGCCCCGGCTCGACGTCGCGGGTGCGCTCTTGGTCACCGGGGGCATGTCCCTGCTGGTGCTGGGCGTCACCCGTACCGAGCAACACGGCTGGGGCGCGCCCACCACCGTACTGACCCTGGGCACCTCGATCGCCCTGCTGATCGCCTTCGCCCTGGTCGAACGACGGGTCCGCGAGCCGCTGCTGCGACTGGGACTGCTGGCCAACCGTCCCGTCCTCGGAGCGAACCTCTTCTCACTGCTGCTCAGCTCCACCCAGTTCGCGTCCTTCTACTTCTGCTCCCTCTACATGCAGCAGGTGCTGGGGTACGAAGCGTCGAAGACGGGCGCGGCGTTCCTCCCCTTCTGCGTGGGCGTGGTGGCCGGCTCGCTGATAGGCACCAAGGCGGTCGCTGTCGTCGGCATCCGGCTGCTGCTGGTGACGGGTGGGCTCCTCGGTGCGGCGGGGATAGTGCTGTTCGCCGTCACCGCCATCCCGGATGGGAGTTTCGCGTACTCCATCCTTGGGCCGTCGCTGCTGGGCAGCGTGGGCATCGGGCTCTGCTTCATCCCACTGGGCACGGCGGCCACCAAGGACGTGGTGCCGTCGGAGGCGGGCATGGCGTCGGGGCTGCTCAACAGCTCACGCCAGATCGGTGGCTCGCTCGGGCTGGCGATCTTGGTGACGGTCGCCGCGTCCATCAGTGCGGGAAGCAGTACGCCGGCGGCACTCGCCGAGGGCTATCGAGCGGCCTACTGGGTGTGCGCCGGACTGATGGCGCTGGCATGTGTGGCGGCGATGGCACTGCTTCCGGCGCATGACCGACCCACCGCGACGACCGACCCATCCGCTCAGACCGAAGATCTGACGGCTGCCACGGCTCCCATAGCTGCCACGGCGGCCGATCCGATCGCGGCCGTCCATCGTGACCCGGTACCGGAAGCCGGCGATCCGATGGCTCCGGTGGCCGGTCGGCACGATGCTCAGAAGAATTCAGAAGAATTCTGA
- a CDS encoding YciI family protein has product MPRFLTMIRIDENNIPAEGHSPEMGERMGALLEEITKAGVMLDTAGLTPSADGTKVTWSGGKLSHTDGPFTESKEVVGGYSIIQAKDKAEAIEWTKRFLQTHDDVWTVTAEIRQIAEN; this is encoded by the coding sequence ATGCCGCGCTTTTTGACGATGATCCGCATCGACGAGAACAACATCCCGGCCGAGGGTCACAGTCCGGAGATGGGGGAGCGCATGGGCGCGCTTCTGGAGGAGATCACCAAGGCGGGAGTCATGTTGGACACCGCAGGGCTCACCCCCAGCGCCGACGGCACCAAGGTCACCTGGTCCGGTGGCAAGCTCAGCCACACCGACGGCCCCTTCACGGAGAGCAAGGAGGTCGTCGGCGGCTACTCCATCATCCAGGCCAAGGACAAGGCCGAGGCGATCGAGTGGACCAAGCGTTTCCTCCAGACACACGATGACGTGTGGACCGTCACCGCTGAGATCCGGCAGATCGCGGAGAACTGA
- a CDS encoding RNA polymerase sigma factor encodes MTVTGAVEAVFRIESARIIAGVARIVRDVGIAEEIAQDALVAALEKWPESGIPDNPGAWLMATAKHRAIDLVRRKENYARKLAEVGRSLEDVPPPEVSGPGDIDDDLLRLIFTACHPVLSTDARIALTLRLLGGLTTEEIARAFLTSEATVAQRIVRAKRALAKEGVAFEVPYGTDRVARLGSVLEVIYLIFNEGYAATTGDDWIRPGLAEDALRLARVLAGLMPQESEVHGLAALLEIQASRMGARVGPDGAPVLLADQVRTRWDRLLIHRGFSALARASALGAPPGPYMLQAAIAACHARAIHYEDTDWATVATLYGQLAALVPSPVVELNRAVAVSMAEGPEAGLALVDALATEPALKEYHLLPSVRGDLLARLGRSTEAREEFHRAAALTRNERERDLLLTRAAMATEREQG; translated from the coding sequence GTGACGGTAACGGGCGCGGTGGAAGCGGTGTTCAGGATCGAGTCGGCGCGCATCATCGCCGGTGTCGCCCGGATCGTTCGGGACGTCGGCATCGCCGAGGAGATCGCCCAGGACGCCCTGGTCGCAGCGCTGGAGAAGTGGCCCGAGTCAGGTATCCCGGACAACCCGGGCGCCTGGCTCATGGCCACGGCCAAGCACCGGGCGATCGACCTCGTCCGCCGCAAAGAGAACTACGCCCGCAAACTGGCCGAGGTCGGGCGCAGCCTGGAGGACGTACCGCCGCCCGAGGTGTCGGGGCCGGGTGACATCGACGACGACCTCCTGCGGCTGATCTTCACCGCCTGCCATCCGGTCCTGTCCACGGACGCCCGGATCGCACTGACCCTCAGACTCCTCGGCGGGCTCACCACCGAGGAGATCGCCCGGGCATTCCTCACCTCCGAGGCGACGGTCGCCCAACGCATCGTCCGGGCCAAACGAGCGCTGGCCAAGGAGGGCGTCGCGTTCGAGGTGCCGTACGGGACGGACCGTGTCGCCCGTCTCGGTTCCGTACTGGAAGTCATCTACCTGATCTTCAACGAGGGCTATGCGGCCACCACGGGCGACGACTGGATACGCCCCGGCCTCGCCGAGGACGCCCTGCGGCTGGCCCGCGTACTGGCGGGTCTGATGCCCCAGGAGTCAGAAGTGCACGGGCTGGCCGCCCTGCTGGAGATCCAGGCGTCACGCATGGGCGCGAGGGTCGGCCCGGACGGTGCCCCGGTCCTCCTCGCCGACCAGGTGCGCACCCGCTGGGACCGGTTGCTCATCCACCGCGGCTTCTCCGCCCTGGCCAGGGCCAGTGCGCTGGGCGCGCCCCCGGGGCCGTACATGCTCCAGGCGGCCATCGCGGCCTGCCACGCCCGGGCGATCCACTACGAGGACACGGACTGGGCGACGGTCGCCACGCTCTATGGGCAACTCGCGGCGCTCGTCCCGTCCCCGGTGGTCGAGTTGAACAGGGCGGTCGCCGTCTCGATGGCCGAAGGCCCGGAAGCGGGCCTGGCCCTGGTGGACGCCCTGGCCACCGAGCCCGCGCTGAAGGAGTACCACCTCCTGCCGAGCGTACGGGGCGACCTGCTGGCCCGCTTGGGTCGCTCCACCGAGGCTCGGGAAGAGTTCCACCGGGCGGCTGCCCTGACCCGCAACGAGAGGGAACGGGACCTGCTACTGACCCGAGCGGCGATGGCTACGGAACGGGAGCAGGGCTGA